A genome region from Bombus terrestris chromosome 10, iyBomTerr1.2, whole genome shotgun sequence includes the following:
- the LOC100651532 gene encoding serine/threonine-protein kinase 3 isoform X2 has protein sequence MSSKSELKKLSEESLTRQPEEVFDIICKLGEGSYGSVYKALHKESGQVLAIKQVPVDTDLQEIIKEISIMQQCDSPYVVKYYGSYFKNTDLWIVMEYCGAGSVSDIMRLRKKTLQEDEIATILSDTLKGLEYLHLRRKIHRDIKAGNILLNNEGHAKLADFGVAGQLTDTMAKRNTVIGTPFWMAPEVIQEIGYDCVADIWSLGITALEMAEGKPPYGDIHPMRAIFMIPTKPPPSFREPDQWSPEFIDFVSGCLVKNPEERATATELLNHEFIGNAKQPSILSQMIAEAHEIREKQSVHRAHVINNVAIKNQNQAEDSDEEDCSGTMKPLPEDTGTLVPSHDLPDTGTLVSAMLDLGTMVINSDTDTEATMKRHNTGSVESGKKYRPLFLDHFDKKEAPEIGKGNGQILGVHNQDNENKLELRSPIESQRFQSHLQLQLNQISHPVQEQPHNNISKFQNVFTERDFDFLKFLSYEELQQRMANLDAEMEREIDELRRRYQTKRQPILDAMDTKRKRQQNF, from the exons ATGTCTTCGAAGAG tgAATTAAAAAAGCTGTCTGAAGAAAGTTTAACCAGACAACCTGAAGAAGTATTTGATATAATATGCAAGTTGGGAGAAGG ATCCTATGGATCAGTTTACAAAGCATTACATAAGGAAAGTGGACAGGTACTTGCTATTAAACAAGTCCCTGTTGATACAGATTTACAAGAAATcataaaagaaatttctatcaTGCAACAGTGTGATTCTCCATATGTTGTTAAATATTATGGAAGTTACTTTAAAAACACTGATTTATGG ATTGTAATGGAATATTGTGGAGCTGGATCTGTTAGTGATATTATGAGGTTAAGGAAGAAGACCCTTCAAGAAGATGAAATAGCAACGATTCTCAGTGATACCTTAAAAGGTTTGGAATATCTCCATTtgagaagaaaaatacatagaGACATTAAAGCAGGAAATATTTTACTCAATAATGAAGGACATGCAAAATTAGCTGATTTTGGAGTAGCAGGACAATTAACT gATACAATGGCAAAACGTAATACAGTTATAGGAACTCCATTTTGGATGGCTCCAGAAGTAATACAGGAAATTGGATATGATTGTGTCGCAGACATATGGTCTCTTGGTATAACTGCTTTAGAAATGGCAGAAGGCAAACCGCCATATGGTGATATACATCCAATGAGAGCAATATTTATGATTCCAACTAAACCACCACCTAGCTTTAGAGAACCTGATCAATGGAGTCCTGAATTTATAGATTTTGTCAGTGGGTGCCTTGTTAAAAATCCAGAAGAAAGAGCTACTGCAACTGAGTTGCTAAATCATGAATTTATAG GCAATGCCAAGCAACCAAGTATTCTGAGTCAGATGATTGCAGAAGCTCATGAAATACGAGAAAAACAAAGTGTACATCGTGCTCATGTTATAAATAATGTGgcaattaaaaatcaaaatcaGGCAGAAGATTCG GATGAAGAAGACTGTAGTGGAACAATGAAACCTCTGCCAGAAGATACGGGAACTTTAGTACCGAGTCATGATCTTCCAGATACGGGTACACTTGTTTCAGCAATGTTAGATTTGGGAACAATGGTTATTAATAGTGACACAGATACCGAAGCTACTATGAAAC GACACAATACAGGGTCAGTGGAATCCGGAAAAAAATACCGGCCACTATTTTTAGATCATTTTGATAAGAAAGAAGCACCTGAAATAGGAAAG GGAAATGGACAAATACTTGGGGTACACAATCAAGATAATGAAAACAAATTAGAATTACGAAGCCCTATAGAATCTCAGAGGTTTCAAAGTCACCTACAATTACAACTTAACCAAATTTCTCACCCCGTACAAGAACAACCTCATAATAACATATCCAAGTTCCAAAATGTCTTCACAGAACGTGATTTCGACTTC CTGAAGTTTCTCTCATACGAGGAACTACAGCAACGAATGGCTAATCTGGATGCGGAAATGGAAAGAGAAATTGATGAGCTGAGAAGAAGGTACCAAACGAAGAGACAACCGATTCTTGACGCTATGGATACCAAGCGAAAACGTCAGCAGAACTTCTAA
- the LOC100651532 gene encoding serine/threonine-protein kinase 3 isoform X1 — protein MSSKSELKKLSEESLTRQPEEVFDIICKLGEGSYGSVYKALHKESGQVLAIKQVPVDTDLQEIIKEISIMQQCDSPYVVKYYGSYFKNTDLWIVMEYCGAGSVSDIMRLRKKTLQEDEIATILSDTLKGLEYLHLRRKIHRDIKAGNILLNNEGHAKLADFGVAGQLTDTMAKRNTVIGTPFWMAPEVIQEIGYDCVADIWSLGITALEMAEGKPPYGDIHPMRAIFMIPTKPPPSFREPDQWSPEFIDFVSGCLVKNPEERATATELLNHEFIGNAKQPSILSQMIAEAHEIREKQSVHRAHVINNVAIKNQNQAEDSDEEDCSGTMKPLPEDTGTLVPSHDLPDTGTLVSAMLDLGTMVINSDTDTEATMKRHNTGSVESGKKYRPLFLDHFDKKEAPEIGKGNGQILGVHNQDNENKLELRSPIESQRFQSHLQLQLNQISHPVQEQPHNNISKFQNVFTERDFDFINNHILQLKFLSYEELQQRMANLDAEMEREIDELRRRYQTKRQPILDAMDTKRKRQQNF, from the exons ATGTCTTCGAAGAG tgAATTAAAAAAGCTGTCTGAAGAAAGTTTAACCAGACAACCTGAAGAAGTATTTGATATAATATGCAAGTTGGGAGAAGG ATCCTATGGATCAGTTTACAAAGCATTACATAAGGAAAGTGGACAGGTACTTGCTATTAAACAAGTCCCTGTTGATACAGATTTACAAGAAATcataaaagaaatttctatcaTGCAACAGTGTGATTCTCCATATGTTGTTAAATATTATGGAAGTTACTTTAAAAACACTGATTTATGG ATTGTAATGGAATATTGTGGAGCTGGATCTGTTAGTGATATTATGAGGTTAAGGAAGAAGACCCTTCAAGAAGATGAAATAGCAACGATTCTCAGTGATACCTTAAAAGGTTTGGAATATCTCCATTtgagaagaaaaatacatagaGACATTAAAGCAGGAAATATTTTACTCAATAATGAAGGACATGCAAAATTAGCTGATTTTGGAGTAGCAGGACAATTAACT gATACAATGGCAAAACGTAATACAGTTATAGGAACTCCATTTTGGATGGCTCCAGAAGTAATACAGGAAATTGGATATGATTGTGTCGCAGACATATGGTCTCTTGGTATAACTGCTTTAGAAATGGCAGAAGGCAAACCGCCATATGGTGATATACATCCAATGAGAGCAATATTTATGATTCCAACTAAACCACCACCTAGCTTTAGAGAACCTGATCAATGGAGTCCTGAATTTATAGATTTTGTCAGTGGGTGCCTTGTTAAAAATCCAGAAGAAAGAGCTACTGCAACTGAGTTGCTAAATCATGAATTTATAG GCAATGCCAAGCAACCAAGTATTCTGAGTCAGATGATTGCAGAAGCTCATGAAATACGAGAAAAACAAAGTGTACATCGTGCTCATGTTATAAATAATGTGgcaattaaaaatcaaaatcaGGCAGAAGATTCG GATGAAGAAGACTGTAGTGGAACAATGAAACCTCTGCCAGAAGATACGGGAACTTTAGTACCGAGTCATGATCTTCCAGATACGGGTACACTTGTTTCAGCAATGTTAGATTTGGGAACAATGGTTATTAATAGTGACACAGATACCGAAGCTACTATGAAAC GACACAATACAGGGTCAGTGGAATCCGGAAAAAAATACCGGCCACTATTTTTAGATCATTTTGATAAGAAAGAAGCACCTGAAATAGGAAAG GGAAATGGACAAATACTTGGGGTACACAATCAAGATAATGAAAACAAATTAGAATTACGAAGCCCTATAGAATCTCAGAGGTTTCAAAGTCACCTACAATTACAACTTAACCAAATTTCTCACCCCGTACAAGAACAACCTCATAATAACATATCCAAGTTCCAAAATGTCTTCACAGAACGTGATTTCGACTTC ATAAACAACCATATCCTGCAGCTGAAGTTTCTCTCATACGAGGAACTACAGCAACGAATGGCTAATCTGGATGCGGAAATGGAAAGAGAAATTGATGAGCTGAGAAGAAGGTACCAAACGAAGAGACAACCGATTCTTGACGCTATGGATACCAAGCGAAAACGTCAGCAGAACTTCTAA